One window from the genome of Penaeus monodon isolate SGIC_2016 chromosome 4, NSTDA_Pmon_1, whole genome shotgun sequence encodes:
- the LOC119598584 gene encoding glycosaminoglycan xylosylkinase-like isoform X1, whose amino-acid sequence MHRFLKYVFRLLTLATLLYLCRVGKFLDLYVDANNRSLLAAGERNQGELPGRVFHQGQLYALRKIQLSTKERQNRPGLRMLSRLYAHRPAVEAKYSSTAPDLMPFVETLKQDLTVKGVTKDPWALAREWASSKSLVPKSAPGLGDILAAMTTAPITAADICNAGTQVKILLKLQGDQKVLFKPISYPPTKVLFGKNRGSDRHYGEIAAFYLGRLLGLETLPAVVGRKILLTEEVIPVSSPKLAETFYTNEQNKTCLHARCRRCKSGRISCSREGDLMEGAVIMWLPEHLRVSEKSYVWQHYYKRKELLQWETDENFCKVVLHSDQGKIILDLIDMSVLDFLIQNADRHHYLQDTRDPNASIILVDQGKSFGNPYVDYMDILASLLQCCRIRAATRARLVLLSGGGLSRALRELLGLDPLAPVLADAHLRALDRRLAHVLAALSACSEKKGGWHNVLF is encoded by the exons ATGCACAGATTCCTGAAGTACGTTTTCAGACTTCTCACCCTGGCGACATTGTTGTATCTATGTCGCGTTGGCAAGTTCCTGGATCTTTACGTTGATGCGAATAACCGTTCTTTGTTAGCGGCTGGAGAGAGAAATCAGGGTGAGCTGCCTGGAAGGGTTTTTCATCAAGGACAACTTTATGCTTTGAGGAAAAT CCAGTTGAGCACCAAAGAGAGGCAGAATCGCCCAGGACTCCGCATGTTATCGCGCCTGTATGCTCACCGTCCGGCAGTCGAGGCCAAGTACTCCTCGACTGCGCCCGACCTGATGCCTTTTGTCGAGACGCTGAAGCAAGATTTAACTGTGAAAGGAGTGACTAAGGATCCCTGGGCTTTGGCAAGGGAG TGGGCCAGTTCCAAGTCCCTGGTGCCCAAATCGGCTCCTGGCTTGGGAGACATCTTGGCTGCCATGACCACCGCCCCGATCACAGCCGCAGACATCTGTAACGCAGGAACGCAGGTCAAGATTTTGCTGAAGCTTCAAGGCGACCAGAAAGTTCTGTTTAAACCAATAAG CTATCCTCCCACAAAAGTCCTCTTCGGCAAGAACAGGGGATCGGATCGACACTACGGGGAAATCGCTGCTTTTTACCTTGGGAGATTACTGGGTCTTGAGACGTTACCTGCTGTCGTAGGTCGCAAGATCCTCCTGACAGAGGAGGTCATTCCTGTGTCATCGCCAAAACTTGCGGAAACGTTTTACACCAATGAAC AGAACAAGACTTGCCTTCATGCCAGGTGTCGTCGTTGCAAGTCTGGGAGGATTAGCTGTTCCAGAGAGGGTGACTTGATGGAAGGCGCTGTTATCATGTGGCTGCCTGAGCATTTGCGTGTCTCGGAGAAGAGCTATGTATGGCAACATTATTACAAGAGGAAGGAGCTTCTGCA ATGGGAAACAGATGAAAATTTCTGCAAAGTGGTCTTACACAGCGATCAAGGGAAAATAATCCTGGATTTAATCGACATGTCCGTCCTCGACTTCCTGATACAGAACGCCGACAGACACCATTACCTACAGGATACTAGGGATCCCAATGCGTCCATAATACTGGTCGACCAAGGCAAAAG ttTTGGGAATCCATATGTTGATTATATGGATATCTTGGCTTCGCTGTTACAATGCTGCAG gaTCCGGGCGGCGACGCGCGCGCGGCTGGTCCTGCTGAGCGGCGGCGGGCTGTCCCGGGCCCTGAGGGAGCTCCTGGGCCTCGACC
- the LOC119598584 gene encoding glycosaminoglycan xylosylkinase-like isoform X2, which translates to MHRFLKYVFRLLTLATLLYLCRVGKFLDLYVDANNRSLLAAGERNQGELPGRVFHQGQLYALRKIQLSTKERQNRPGLRMLSRLYAHRPAVEAKYSSTAPDLMPFVETLKQDLTVKGVTKDPWALAREWASSKSLVPKSAPGLGDILAAMTTAPITAADICNAGTQVKILLKLQGDQKVLFKPISYPPTKVLFGKNRGSDRHYGEIAAFYLGRLLGLETLPAVVGRKILLTEEVIPVSSPKLAETFYTNEQNKTCLHARCRRCKSGRISCSREGDLMEGAVIMWLPEHLRVSEKSYVWQHYYKRKELLQWETDENFCKVVLHSDQGKIILDLIDMSVLDFLIQNADRHHYLQDTRDPNASIILVDQGKRIRAATRARLVLLSGGGLSRALRELLGLDPLAPVLADAHLRALDRRLAHVLAALSACSEKKGGWHNVLF; encoded by the exons ATGCACAGATTCCTGAAGTACGTTTTCAGACTTCTCACCCTGGCGACATTGTTGTATCTATGTCGCGTTGGCAAGTTCCTGGATCTTTACGTTGATGCGAATAACCGTTCTTTGTTAGCGGCTGGAGAGAGAAATCAGGGTGAGCTGCCTGGAAGGGTTTTTCATCAAGGACAACTTTATGCTTTGAGGAAAAT CCAGTTGAGCACCAAAGAGAGGCAGAATCGCCCAGGACTCCGCATGTTATCGCGCCTGTATGCTCACCGTCCGGCAGTCGAGGCCAAGTACTCCTCGACTGCGCCCGACCTGATGCCTTTTGTCGAGACGCTGAAGCAAGATTTAACTGTGAAAGGAGTGACTAAGGATCCCTGGGCTTTGGCAAGGGAG TGGGCCAGTTCCAAGTCCCTGGTGCCCAAATCGGCTCCTGGCTTGGGAGACATCTTGGCTGCCATGACCACCGCCCCGATCACAGCCGCAGACATCTGTAACGCAGGAACGCAGGTCAAGATTTTGCTGAAGCTTCAAGGCGACCAGAAAGTTCTGTTTAAACCAATAAG CTATCCTCCCACAAAAGTCCTCTTCGGCAAGAACAGGGGATCGGATCGACACTACGGGGAAATCGCTGCTTTTTACCTTGGGAGATTACTGGGTCTTGAGACGTTACCTGCTGTCGTAGGTCGCAAGATCCTCCTGACAGAGGAGGTCATTCCTGTGTCATCGCCAAAACTTGCGGAAACGTTTTACACCAATGAAC AGAACAAGACTTGCCTTCATGCCAGGTGTCGTCGTTGCAAGTCTGGGAGGATTAGCTGTTCCAGAGAGGGTGACTTGATGGAAGGCGCTGTTATCATGTGGCTGCCTGAGCATTTGCGTGTCTCGGAGAAGAGCTATGTATGGCAACATTATTACAAGAGGAAGGAGCTTCTGCA ATGGGAAACAGATGAAAATTTCTGCAAAGTGGTCTTACACAGCGATCAAGGGAAAATAATCCTGGATTTAATCGACATGTCCGTCCTCGACTTCCTGATACAGAACGCCGACAGACACCATTACCTACAGGATACTAGGGATCCCAATGCGTCCATAATACTGGTCGACCAAGGCAAAAG gaTCCGGGCGGCGACGCGCGCGCGGCTGGTCCTGCTGAGCGGCGGCGGGCTGTCCCGGGCCCTGAGGGAGCTCCTGGGCCTCGACC
- the LOC119598584 gene encoding glycosaminoglycan xylosylkinase-like isoform X3, protein MHRFLKYVFRLLTLATLLYLCRVGKFLDLYVDANNRSLLAAGERNQGELPGRVFHQGQLYALRKIQLSTKERQNRPGLRMLSRLYAHRPAVEAKYSSTAPDLMPFVETLKQDLTVKGVTKDPWALAREWASSKSLVPKSAPGLGDILAAMTTAPITAADICNAGTQVKILLKLQGDQKVLFKPISYPPTKVLFGKNRGSDRHYGEIAAFYLGRLLGLETLPAVVGRKILLTEEVIPVSSPKLAETFYTNEQNKTCLHARCRRCKSGRISCSREGDLMEGAVIMWLPEHLRVSEKSYVWQHYYKRKELLHFGNPYVDYMDILASLLQCCRIRAATRARLVLLSGGGLSRALRELLGLDPLAPVLADAHLRALDRRLAHVLAALSACSEKKGGWHNVLF, encoded by the exons ATGCACAGATTCCTGAAGTACGTTTTCAGACTTCTCACCCTGGCGACATTGTTGTATCTATGTCGCGTTGGCAAGTTCCTGGATCTTTACGTTGATGCGAATAACCGTTCTTTGTTAGCGGCTGGAGAGAGAAATCAGGGTGAGCTGCCTGGAAGGGTTTTTCATCAAGGACAACTTTATGCTTTGAGGAAAAT CCAGTTGAGCACCAAAGAGAGGCAGAATCGCCCAGGACTCCGCATGTTATCGCGCCTGTATGCTCACCGTCCGGCAGTCGAGGCCAAGTACTCCTCGACTGCGCCCGACCTGATGCCTTTTGTCGAGACGCTGAAGCAAGATTTAACTGTGAAAGGAGTGACTAAGGATCCCTGGGCTTTGGCAAGGGAG TGGGCCAGTTCCAAGTCCCTGGTGCCCAAATCGGCTCCTGGCTTGGGAGACATCTTGGCTGCCATGACCACCGCCCCGATCACAGCCGCAGACATCTGTAACGCAGGAACGCAGGTCAAGATTTTGCTGAAGCTTCAAGGCGACCAGAAAGTTCTGTTTAAACCAATAAG CTATCCTCCCACAAAAGTCCTCTTCGGCAAGAACAGGGGATCGGATCGACACTACGGGGAAATCGCTGCTTTTTACCTTGGGAGATTACTGGGTCTTGAGACGTTACCTGCTGTCGTAGGTCGCAAGATCCTCCTGACAGAGGAGGTCATTCCTGTGTCATCGCCAAAACTTGCGGAAACGTTTTACACCAATGAAC AGAACAAGACTTGCCTTCATGCCAGGTGTCGTCGTTGCAAGTCTGGGAGGATTAGCTGTTCCAGAGAGGGTGACTTGATGGAAGGCGCTGTTATCATGTGGCTGCCTGAGCATTTGCGTGTCTCGGAGAAGAGCTATGTATGGCAACATTATTACAAGAGGAAGGAGCTTCTGCA ttTTGGGAATCCATATGTTGATTATATGGATATCTTGGCTTCGCTGTTACAATGCTGCAG gaTCCGGGCGGCGACGCGCGCGCGGCTGGTCCTGCTGAGCGGCGGCGGGCTGTCCCGGGCCCTGAGGGAGCTCCTGGGCCTCGACC